AGCAAGCCAACAAGCGCGATCAGCACCAGAAGGACCAGCACCGCTTTCGTCGTGCGCGAAAGGCGACCGTCGCGAATGAATATCCAGCGCCCAATCACGATCCGGCCCTCCGCACCGTGGCGTTGACCGAAACCGACCCGTCCGCAGACGGCGTAATCGTCACTTGCTCGGCCACGATGCCCTGACGGCGCAGCAGGTCGATGAACGCCAATGCCGATCCCGGCGCGGCGGTCGGGACTACGACGACGGTGCTGTCATTGCCGCGCGCCTGATTGGATTGCAGCACCAGCCCCTCGGCATCGGCGATCTGGGCGACGGCCTGCGCAACCGGCCCGCCTCCACTGGGCGGCGGCGCGTTTTCCAGCGCCTCCAGACCGGCCAGCACCCGGCCCGAGGCGCGCACGGCTTCTTCATGCCGGACATGCGCGGCATCGTGCGCCGCACCCAGCGGCAGGATCATGCCGAAGACCAGCACGATCGCCGCGATCAGTCCACCGGCCACGCCGACCAGCACCCGCTCTCGCAGCGTCAGCGCAATATACCAGTCGCGCACGGGGTTCAGCACCGCGCTCATGGTGCGCGCACCGTGATGTCGGCGATGGTCGATCCCGTCGCGTCGGAGGTCAGCTCTGGCGGCACGGTGATCTGCCAGCCATCGCGTTGCAGGGCGATCAGCATCTGGTTCAGCGCATCTCCGCTGGGCGCAGCGGCGCGAATAGCCAGCGTACCATCGCCCTGCCAGCTAAGGTTGCGCAGCTTCACCGACGGCACCGGCTGCATCGCGGCAAACACGGCGGGCGCGCTATCGGCAAAGGCCACACCGCCCGCCCCGCGCCGCAGCAGTTCGCCGCGGATCTGCGTTTCGGCGGTGGCCAGATCGCCTACGCCAGGGAACCGCGCCTGCGCGGCGGCAATCGCGGCATCTTCACGCGCATCGGCGTCGAGGTTGAGCTTGACCGTCTCGACGAGGAAAATCGCGAGGACGAGCAGCGCAAGGATCGCCGTCATCCGCGCCAGTTGCCGCCAGTCGGGCAGGCGGAAATAGGACACGCGCGGCAGGGCATAGGCACCTTGCCGCAAATCAAGTTCGGGCGCGGCAAACTGCGCCAGCATACGCCGTGCCAAGGCCTCTTCGTCCGCCTCTACCACCTGCGCATCGGGCGCGAGAGCGGCGACGAGATCGTCCTCGCCCGCAAAGGCCATCGCAGGGCTTCGCGCCAAGGGTTGCGCACCCAATGTACCGGTCATGACCTGTCCCGCCTCGGCAGCGGGAAGAGCCAGTGCGGCGGGCAAGATCGCCGCCGCATCGACGCCATTGGCGGCCAGTTCGGCCAGCCACACATCCATGTCCGTCTTGGCGACGGCGGCGCTCAGCACCGTTTCGCCATCGGCACCGGCGGCAACCGCGACGTGCGTTGCTTCGGGCGCGCCGCGCAGACCCGGCGGGTCGAGCCGGGTCGCGGCCAGCGCCTGGGCCATCGGCATATCGCCACGCGGCACGATCCGCACCGGGGCCAGCGCCGCCGGAGCCAGCGCGATCACACGGTGCACCTCATCCTCATCCCAAGGCGTCGCATCCTCACCCGGCGTCAACGCGTCGCCACCGCTCAACCGGTCTCCCGAAACGCGCCACACGCGCCAGTCGGCACGGGGCGCCTCGCCCAGCAGGACGATCCAACCCGCCGCTGCGGAGGCAGTTTCTGGACCGCTTTCGGGCGGCACATCATGATTCAGGCGCAGCGCCATGGCAGGTCAGCCGACGATGTCGGCGTTGTCTCCCTCACCGCCCGGCTGACCGTCGGCACCCAGCGAAAAAATCTCGAACGGCTTGCCGTTATTGCCGGGCGAGCGATACTGATAGGCGCGGCCCCACGGATCGGCGGGCAGCGAC
The sequence above is a segment of the Croceicoccus naphthovorans genome. Coding sequences within it:
- the gspM gene encoding type II secretion system protein GspM; protein product: MSAVLNPVRDWYIALTLRERVLVGVAGGLIAAIVLVFGMILPLGAAHDAAHVRHEEAVRASGRVLAGLEALENAPPPSGGGPVAQAVAQIADAEGLVLQSNQARGNDSTVVVVPTAAPGSALAFIDLLRRQGIVAEQVTITPSADGSVSVNATVRRAGS
- the gspL gene encoding type II secretion system protein GspL, yielding MALRLNHDVPPESGPETASAAAGWIVLLGEAPRADWRVWRVSGDRLSGGDALTPGEDATPWDEDEVHRVIALAPAALAPVRIVPRGDMPMAQALAATRLDPPGLRGAPEATHVAVAAGADGETVLSAAVAKTDMDVWLAELAANGVDAAAILPAALALPAAEAGQVMTGTLGAQPLARSPAMAFAGEDDLVAALAPDAQVVEADEEALARRMLAQFAAPELDLRQGAYALPRVSYFRLPDWRQLARMTAILALLVLAIFLVETVKLNLDADAREDAAIAAAQARFPGVGDLATAETQIRGELLRRGAGGVAFADSAPAVFAAMQPVPSVKLRNLSWQGDGTLAIRAAAPSGDALNQMLIALQRDGWQITVPPELTSDATGSTIADITVRAP